A genomic region of Denticeps clupeoides chromosome 17, fDenClu1.1, whole genome shotgun sequence contains the following coding sequences:
- the lrrc56 gene encoding leucine-rich repeat-containing protein 56 gives MDRGKDLVRPGSAYMQVTEFGPVGRMNPTPSAQEDSDTVSELCLSPEKLKSITKTEDLNSVTTLELCVDLKEETLGNFGAYLPSLVQLRLNNSWICSVRDLGTDLSHLQVLWLTRCGLSDLDGIHSVSSLKELYVAYNNISDLNQIAMLEYLEVLDLEGNNIDNLIQVQYLGLCSHLRTLTLEGNPLCSRPHPEAAEPGEYRYHLAVRELIPQLCYLDNVSADEDLPGCCSNTDEDLVMLKESIKQSTPITTQDYSEESVGSSSRPSSAQRPSLLPSNRPSSARPLSSSDSASRPGSAESDLACSLTHGFPGSGQIQICGNPVKALRAHRQRVKVPFHGALYNCNMPHSPIHVPEHTYDLEGSVNQNRNNVFAELRAWRKEHDKRLEAIEKDQQPQVMTIHHNENEFEEDNEEASDCGLSSDQDGEEMVGVEARTNTSCKAWKGTESPDSSFVSLSPDLSEQDVLSPDMSRISLTSDINLSPSPPLAAVPPSGARRISEIRARRLRLTQPQVTFLKPAGDAPVKDTAAERPHPSLDRTKVGSTRDVFGRSTYKPCRPASSPVAPGQRAQYSGAVGISPLSVTERQPIICSNTPKRPHTARAALQRPSILYPVLPKTANHHPD, from the exons ATGGACCGAGGTAAAGACCTTGTGCGGCCAGGCTCTGCCTATATGCAGGTAACAGAGTTTGGTCCGGTTGGGCGAATGAACCCAACGCCCAGTGCTCAGGAAGATTCCGACACAGTGTCTGAGCTTTGCTTGTCTCCGGAAAAGCTG AAATCCATCACTAAAACAGAAGATCTGAACAGTGTCACTACTCTGGAACTGTGTGTTGATTTAAAGGAGGAAACACTGGGCAATTTTG GTGCCTACTTGCCCAGTCTGGTACAGCTGAGATTGAACAACAGTTGGATTTGCTCTGTGAG GGACCTCGGAACAGATCTTTCCCACCTGCAGGTTCTGTGGCTGACTCGCTGTGGTCTGTCGGACTTGGACGGGATTCACTCTGTCTCCTCTCTGAAG GAGCTGTATGTGGCCTACAACAACATCTCCGATCTGAATCAGATTGCCATGCTGGAGTACCTGGAAGTGCTGGACCTTGAGGGGAATAATATAGATAATCTAATTCAGGTCCAGTACTTGGGCCTCTGCAGTCATCTCAGGACACTTACTCTGGAGGGTAACCCGCTCTGCTCTCGCCCCCACCCGGAGGCTGCTGAG CCAGGGGAGTACCGCTACCATTTGGCTGTTAGAGAATTGATCCCACAGCTGTGTTACCTGGACAACGTCTCGGCAGATGAAGACCTGCCTGGGTGCTGCTCCAACACCGATGAGGATTTAGTCATGCTGAAAGAAAGCATTAAACAAAGCACACCCATCACCACCCAGGATTACTCAG AGGAGAGTGTTGGCAGTTCCTCCAGACCAAGCTCTGCCCAGCGTCCCAGTCTCCTGCCCTCAAATCGACCAAGCAGTGCCAGACCTCTGTCCTCGTCTGACTCTGCATCCAGACCTGGATCTGCTGAGTCGGATCTTGCTTGTAGTTTAACACATG GATTCCCAGGATCTGGTCAAATTCAGATATGTGGAAACCCTGTGAAAGCTCTCCGTGCTCACCGCCAGAGGGTGAAG gTTCCATTCCATGGTGCCTTATACAATTGTAATATGCCCCATTCACCCATCCATGTGCCAGAGCACACATATGACCTTGAAGGGTCAGTCAATCAGAACCGCAATAATGTATTTGCTGAGCTTCGGGCCTGGAGGAAGGAGCATGACAA GCGTCTAGAAGCTATTGAGAAGGATCAGCAGCCCCAGGTGATGACCATTCATCACAATGAGAATGAATTTGAGGAGGATAATGAAGAAGCAAGTGACTGCGGTCTTTCCAGTGACCAAGATGGAGAGGAGATGGTAGGAGTGGAGGCGAGGACAAACACCAGTTGTAAAGCCTGGAAGGGCACAGAGTCACCTGATTCCTCCTTCGTGTCTCTTTCACCAG ATTTGTCTGAACAAGATGTGCTGTCTCCTGATATGTCCCGCATCTCCCTTACCTCGGACATCAACCTGTCCCCGTCTCCACCTTTAGCAGCTGTACCGCCTTCAGGTGCACGAAGGATTTCAGAGATCAGGGCACGGAGACTCAGACTCACGCAGCCTCAGGTTACTTTTCTGAAACCTGCAGGAGATGCACCTGTGAAAGACACTGCTGCTGAAAGACCACACCCATCCCTGGACAGGACAAAGGTTGGGAGCACTCGTGATGTTTTTGGAAGAAGCACCTACAAGCCCTGCAGACCAGCATCCAGTCCTGTAGCTCCAGGCCAAAGAGCTCAATA TTCAGGAGCAGTTGGAATCAGTCCCCTGTCTGTCACAGAACGGCAGCCAATCATCTGCTCCAACACACCAAAGAGACCACACACAGCCAGGGCTGCTCTCCAGAGGCCCTCAATACTGTACCCAGTCTTACCCAAGACAGCcaaccatcaccctgactga